A stretch of Saccharothrix texasensis DNA encodes these proteins:
- a CDS encoding helix-turn-helix transcriptional regulator has translation MDETLAGRVAAVAALDEPTRRRLYEHVVRQSAPVSRDEVAVALGIPRATVAFHLDQLVEQDLLDVTHQRRTGRSGPGAGRPAKLYSRSRRHVAVSLPERRYDLAGHLLAAAIDEADQSERPVRPVLDRRARLLGEELGRLAGESRGDRPAAEVFLGVLESHGFEPRADGDQVVLANCPFHALARDHTRLVCGMNLNLVDGLLRGVGDTGLAAHLDPAPDLCCVRLEPLSGR, from the coding sequence GTGGACGAGACGCTTGCGGGGCGCGTGGCCGCGGTGGCGGCGCTGGACGAGCCGACCCGGCGCCGGCTCTACGAGCACGTCGTGCGCCAATCCGCGCCCGTGAGCCGGGACGAGGTCGCCGTCGCCCTGGGCATCCCCAGGGCGACGGTCGCGTTCCACCTCGACCAGCTGGTCGAGCAGGACCTGCTCGACGTCACCCACCAGCGGCGCACCGGTCGCAGCGGACCGGGGGCGGGTCGACCGGCCAAGCTGTACAGCCGGTCGCGGCGCCACGTGGCGGTGTCGCTGCCGGAACGCCGCTACGACCTCGCCGGCCACCTGCTCGCGGCGGCGATCGACGAAGCCGACCAGTCCGAACGGCCGGTGCGGCCGGTCCTCGACCGGCGGGCCCGCCTGCTCGGCGAGGAACTCGGGCGCCTCGCCGGCGAGTCCCGGGGCGACCGGCCCGCGGCCGAGGTGTTCCTGGGGGTGCTGGAGTCGCACGGGTTCGAGCCGCGCGCGGACGGCGACCAGGTGGTCCTGGCCAACTGCCCGTTCCACGCGCTGGCCCGGGACCACACCAGGCTCGTCTGCGGGATGAACCTCAACCTGGTCGACGGGCTCCTCCGCGGTGTCGGCGACACCGGCCTCGCGGCCCACCTCGACCCGGCCCCGGACCTCTGCTGCGTGCGCCTCGAACCGCTGTCGGGGCGGTGA
- the mbhE gene encoding hydrogen gas-evolving membrane-bound hydrogenase subunit E, protein MVVTHGAAATREEDGHPGLAADWQGWLACAAAAAGFALCLLGWLAGGGAFSVPWASTLDLRLSFALDGLAVLYGLLATGVGALVFAYGTRYLTLHLEHQRRSATERWRFWPWMALFAVAMVGLATAQDLVLVFVFFDLTAVCSYFLIGFDRAERGARASALMALLVTVVAAVAMLVAAVVLYAAHGTFSIPELLARAGPSTTTTAAAALLAVAALTKSAQVPLHFWLPRAMAAPTPVSAYLHSAAMVAAGVLVIGRVHPLLARSEAVLTGLVVVGATSVVVGGVLALRQDVLKQVLAYSTISQYGYLVMLYGIGGAEGNGAAAFYVLAHGMAKSALFMTAGAVTMATGEDRLSRLGGLGRRAPVLAAAAGVASATLAALPLTIGFFKDELLFTAALRHGPVTAALAVVAATLTFAYIGRFWLVLFLGPPRGQVGASSGLLVAPVVVLAAIALFGGLVVAPFARLAGDAARVSTGGPVTLSPAYHLDARPENLMAVAAWALGGLLLLAPRVADRVARVAAVAGERWGPRRIYEAALHALDRLSAALHDREVRDLRTSIAAVLVPAGLLIGLAFAATPTAGAYDVGAVAGADWLILPLLALTVIATVVIARSRSRLAVALALSVVGFALAAVYALVGAPDVALVAVVVETMLTLVFLAALARMPGGDAARDAVVPARPSRRWRDPLAGGVAGLAVFASVWGFLSQPAADSVSAEHIRLTPTAHGGDVVTVIVADFRGLDTLVEITVLLVAVIGVATLMRRGRLW, encoded by the coding sequence GTGGTCGTCACTCACGGTGCCGCGGCGACGCGCGAGGAGGACGGGCACCCGGGACTGGCGGCGGACTGGCAGGGGTGGCTGGCGTGCGCGGCCGCGGCGGCGGGGTTCGCCCTGTGCCTGCTCGGGTGGCTGGCCGGCGGCGGCGCGTTCTCGGTGCCGTGGGCGTCCACTCTGGACCTGAGGCTGAGCTTCGCGCTCGACGGGCTGGCCGTGCTCTACGGGTTGCTGGCCACCGGTGTGGGCGCCCTCGTCTTCGCCTACGGCACCCGCTACCTGACCCTGCACCTGGAGCACCAGCGCCGCTCCGCCACGGAGCGGTGGCGTTTCTGGCCGTGGATGGCGTTGTTCGCGGTGGCGATGGTGGGCCTGGCCACCGCGCAGGACCTGGTGCTGGTGTTCGTCTTCTTCGACCTGACCGCGGTGTGCTCGTACTTCCTCATCGGCTTCGACCGGGCCGAGCGCGGGGCGCGCGCCTCCGCGTTGATGGCGCTGCTGGTCACGGTGGTGGCCGCGGTGGCGATGCTGGTCGCCGCGGTGGTGCTCTACGCGGCGCACGGCACGTTCTCGATCCCGGAGCTGCTGGCCCGAGCCGGCCCGTCGACGACGACCACCGCGGCGGCCGCGTTGCTGGCGGTGGCCGCGCTGACCAAGAGCGCGCAGGTCCCGCTGCACTTCTGGTTGCCGCGCGCGATGGCCGCGCCGACCCCCGTGTCGGCCTACCTGCACTCGGCGGCGATGGTCGCGGCGGGTGTGCTGGTGATCGGGCGCGTGCACCCGCTGCTGGCCCGCAGCGAGGCGGTGCTGACCGGGCTGGTGGTGGTGGGGGCGACGTCGGTGGTCGTCGGCGGGGTGCTGGCGCTGCGGCAGGACGTGCTCAAGCAGGTCCTCGCCTACTCCACGATCTCGCAGTACGGCTACCTGGTCATGCTGTACGGGATCGGCGGGGCCGAGGGCAACGGCGCGGCGGCGTTCTACGTGCTGGCGCACGGCATGGCCAAGAGCGCGTTGTTCATGACCGCCGGCGCGGTGACGATGGCCACCGGGGAAGACCGGCTGTCCCGGTTGGGCGGGCTCGGCCGCCGCGCGCCGGTGCTCGCGGCGGCGGCCGGCGTGGCGTCCGCGACGCTGGCCGCGCTGCCGCTGACGATCGGGTTCTTCAAGGACGAGCTGCTGTTCACCGCGGCGTTGCGGCACGGTCCGGTGACCGCGGCGCTGGCCGTCGTCGCGGCGACCCTGACGTTCGCCTACATCGGCCGCTTCTGGCTGGTGCTGTTCCTCGGCCCGCCGCGCGGGCAGGTCGGCGCCTCGTCCGGGTTGCTCGTCGCCCCGGTCGTCGTCCTGGCCGCGATCGCGTTGTTCGGGGGCCTGGTCGTGGCGCCGTTCGCGCGGCTGGCCGGTGACGCGGCCCGCGTCTCGACCGGCGGGCCGGTCACGCTCTCCCCGGCGTACCACCTCGACGCCCGACCGGAGAACCTGATGGCGGTCGCCGCCTGGGCGCTGGGCGGCCTGCTGCTGCTCGCGCCGCGGGTGGCGGACCGGGTCGCGCGGGTCGCCGCGGTCGCGGGGGAGAGGTGGGGGCCTCGGCGGATCTACGAGGCGGCACTGCACGCGCTGGACCGCCTGTCGGCCGCGCTGCACGACCGCGAGGTGCGGGACCTGCGCACCAGCATCGCCGCGGTGCTGGTGCCCGCCGGGTTGCTGATCGGCCTCGCGTTCGCCGCCACCCCGACGGCGGGCGCGTACGACGTCGGCGCGGTCGCGGGCGCGGACTGGCTGATCCTGCCGCTGCTGGCGCTGACCGTGATCGCGACCGTGGTGATCGCCCGGTCCCGCTCCCGGTTGGCCGTGGCGCTGGCCCTGTCGGTGGTCGGCTTCGCGCTGGCGGCGGTGTACGCGCTGGTCGGGGCGCCGGACGTGGCGCTGGTGGCGGTCGTGGTCGAGACCATGCTGACCCTGGTGTTCCTCGCGGCGCTGGCCCGGATGCCCGGCGGGGACGCGGCGCGGGACGCGGTCGTCCCCGCCCGTCCCAGCAGGCGTTGGCGGGACCCCCTGGCCGGTGGCGTCGCCGGGCTCGCCGTCTTCGCCTCGGTGTGGGGGTTCCTGTCCCAACCGGCGGCGGACAGCGTCTCGGCCGAGCACATCCGGCTCACCCCGACCGCCCACGGCGGTGACGTCGTCACGGTGATCGTGGCCGACTTCCGCGGCCTGGACACGCTCGTCGAGATCACGGTGCTGCTGGTCGCGGTGATCGGCGTGGCCACCCTGATGCGGCGGGGGCGGCTGTGGTGA
- a CDS encoding MnhB domain-containing protein yields the protein MRAGGDEAPTDPVVRVVARLLPGPSLVVAAALIVKGYAEVGDGFAAGVIVGLAISLVYVALGAEDAEVALPVLRHAPKLAVGGLLLALASGFFPLLLGEAPVTHRPAPGDHVTKVGALELFTPLLLDLGVFLLVIGVLTTLLHQFGRPLGVVRR from the coding sequence GTGAGGGCGGGGGGCGACGAAGCGCCGACGGACCCCGTGGTGCGGGTCGTCGCCCGGCTGCTGCCCGGCCCGAGCCTGGTGGTCGCGGCGGCGCTGATCGTCAAGGGGTACGCCGAGGTGGGCGACGGGTTCGCCGCCGGGGTGATCGTCGGCCTGGCGATCTCGCTGGTCTACGTGGCCCTCGGCGCCGAGGACGCCGAGGTGGCGCTGCCGGTGCTGCGCCACGCGCCGAAGCTCGCGGTCGGCGGCCTGCTCCTCGCCCTCGCCAGCGGGTTCTTCCCCCTCCTGCTCGGTGAGGCGCCGGTGACCCACCGCCCCGCCCCGGGGGACCACGTCACCAAGGTCGGCGCGCTGGAGCTGTTCACCCCGCTGCTGCTGGACCTCGGGGTGTTCCTGCTGGTCATCGGGGTGCTGACGACGTTGCTGCACCAGTTCGGCCGCCCGCTGGGGGTGGTCCGGCGGTGA
- a CDS encoding NADH-quinone oxidoreductase subunit K — protein MILAFALAAAVLFGSGAYLLLKRDLIRMVAGIMLISQCAVVTIIAAALSRGGAAIAVAPGDAVSDPLPQALALTALVIGLATVALLLALVHRAVVVFRTAEQDELAATEAEHEAGLERQRQADREETETHPDETRPDDIRPEDERRAGRERGR, from the coding sequence GTGATCCTCGCCTTCGCCCTCGCCGCGGCCGTCCTGTTCGGCTCCGGCGCCTACCTGCTGCTCAAGCGCGACCTGATCCGGATGGTCGCGGGCATCATGCTCATCTCGCAGTGCGCCGTCGTCACCATCATCGCCGCCGCGCTCAGCCGCGGCGGGGCGGCGATCGCGGTGGCGCCGGGCGATGCGGTCAGCGACCCGCTGCCGCAGGCGCTGGCGTTGACCGCGCTGGTCATCGGGCTGGCCACGGTGGCGCTGCTGCTCGCGCTGGTGCACCGGGCGGTCGTGGTCTTCCGGACCGCCGAGCAGGACGAGCTGGCGGCGACCGAGGCCGAGCACGAGGCCGGGCTGGAACGGCAGCGGCAGGCCGACCGCGAGGAGACCGAGACCCACCCAGATGAGACCCGTCCAGACGACATCCGCCCGGAGGACGAGCGGCGGGCCGGGCGGGAGCGGGGCCGCTGA
- a CDS encoding complex I subunit 5 family protein yields MLLSTALLLPWVSGAVLVALDGRRRVVAWLAVASLAATLAVLGVLAADVLGGDARQVVTGGWPAGVGVVLRADALGVAFALLSLLVLLAGAAHEAVGGVRSRTFPGLVVLLGAGLTGLFVTADVFSFYVFFELAMTASYALSAYGGKRRQLRAAVVFTAVNLLGSFVFLLSVAGAYHVTGALAMGQVAERVLAVNPNAAILIAAGFFIAFSVKLGLFPFHFWLPTVYAGARPAVAAILSGAVANIGAYGLLRFGVDLFPEQLRLAGVALVVLGAASIVYGGVLAVARGDAAEMLAYSAIGQVGYVLVALGVGGPVGLVAAVLYSVVNSLNKALLFLTSGVRGPLVAAAFAVGALSVAGVPPAAGFIGKLELFRTAIVAGSAALVVLLVVGSALSLVYLFQVYQRSFWRPDPSATGVASPLPQRLLTAVSALLVLAAGLWPEPLLLLSKDAVDALLAVDPQ; encoded by the coding sequence ATGCTGCTGTCGACCGCCCTCCTGCTGCCCTGGGTGTCGGGCGCCGTGCTCGTCGCGCTGGACGGCCGCCGGCGGGTGGTCGCCTGGCTCGCGGTCGCGTCGCTCGCGGCCACCCTCGCCGTGCTGGGCGTGCTCGCCGCCGACGTGCTCGGCGGGGACGCCCGGCAGGTCGTCACCGGCGGCTGGCCCGCCGGGGTGGGCGTGGTGCTGCGCGCGGACGCGCTGGGTGTCGCCTTCGCGCTCCTCTCGCTGCTCGTGCTGCTGGCCGGCGCCGCGCACGAGGCGGTGGGCGGGGTGCGGTCGCGCACCTTCCCCGGCTTGGTCGTGCTGCTCGGCGCCGGGCTGACCGGCCTGTTCGTCACCGCCGACGTGTTCTCCTTCTACGTCTTCTTCGAGCTGGCGATGACCGCCTCGTACGCGCTCAGCGCCTACGGGGGCAAGCGGCGCCAGCTGAGGGCGGCGGTGGTGTTCACCGCGGTCAACCTGCTGGGCTCGTTCGTCTTCCTGCTGTCCGTGGCCGGCGCGTACCACGTCACCGGTGCGCTGGCGATGGGGCAGGTGGCGGAGCGGGTGCTCGCGGTCAACCCCAACGCGGCGATCCTGATCGCGGCCGGGTTCTTCATCGCCTTCAGCGTCAAGCTCGGCCTGTTCCCCTTCCACTTCTGGCTGCCCACCGTCTACGCCGGCGCCCGGCCCGCGGTCGCGGCGATCCTCAGCGGCGCGGTGGCGAACATCGGCGCCTACGGCCTGCTGCGCTTCGGCGTCGACCTGTTCCCCGAGCAGTTGCGGCTCGCCGGGGTCGCGCTCGTCGTGCTGGGCGCCGCGTCGATCGTCTACGGCGGGGTGCTGGCGGTCGCGCGTGGCGACGCGGCCGAGATGCTGGCCTACTCCGCGATCGGCCAGGTCGGGTACGTGCTGGTCGCGCTGGGTGTGGGCGGGCCCGTCGGGCTGGTGGCCGCGGTGCTCTACAGCGTGGTCAACTCGCTGAACAAGGCGTTGCTGTTCCTGACCTCGGGGGTGCGGGGCCCGCTGGTCGCGGCCGCGTTCGCGGTCGGGGCCCTCAGCGTGGCGGGTGTGCCGCCGGCGGCCGGGTTCATCGGCAAGCTGGAGCTGTTCCGCACCGCGATCGTGGCCGGCAGCGCCGCTCTCGTGGTGCTGCTCGTGGTCGGCAGCGCGCTCTCGCTGGTCTACCTGTTCCAGGTCTACCAGCGCAGCTTCTGGCGGCCCGACCCGTCCGCGACCGGCGTGGCGAGCCCGCTGCCGCAGCGGCTGCTCACCGCGGTGTCGGCGCTGCTGGTGCTCGCCGCCGGCCTGTGGCCCGAGCCGCTGCTCCTGCTCAGCAAGGACGCGGTGGACGCCTTGCTGGCCGTAGACCCGCAATGA
- a CDS encoding Na+/H+ antiporter subunit E yields the protein MPAMLLRVVVLTSIYLLALTSLHPGDVLVGLVLSTLVLVVSRRVRPRQPPPSTLPLGRRLAGVPALLGGTLVDLAVGTWRTAACLVGRGPASAGLVEVPIPRGGEVSAAAWGVRVGFVPDTVVVELDEERGRMLLHVLDASDPEAVVAAQLHSYERRQRRVFP from the coding sequence ATGCCCGCCATGCTGCTCCGCGTCGTCGTGCTCACCTCGATCTACCTGCTGGCCCTGACCAGCCTGCACCCCGGGGACGTCCTCGTCGGGCTCGTCCTGTCGACCCTGGTCCTCGTCGTGTCCAGGAGGGTCCGCCCGCGTCAACCACCGCCGTCGACCCTGCCGCTGGGCCGCCGGCTCGCGGGGGTGCCTGCGCTGCTCGGCGGGACGCTGGTCGACCTGGCGGTCGGCACCTGGCGGACCGCCGCCTGCCTGGTGGGCCGGGGCCCGGCCTCGGCGGGACTGGTCGAGGTCCCGATCCCCCGCGGTGGCGAGGTCTCGGCCGCGGCCTGGGGCGTGCGGGTCGGCTTCGTGCCGGACACCGTCGTCGTCGAGCTCGACGAGGAGCGTGGCCGGATGCTGCTGCACGTGCTCGACGCGAGCGACCCCGAGGCCGTGGTCGCCGCGCAGCTCCACTCCTACGAGCGGCGCCAGCGCCGGGTCTTCCCCTGA
- a CDS encoding monovalent cation/H+ antiporter complex subunit F, with protein MPAVVIIPALFWVTLLLVAGGLVLVRARDALQRVVALDLLAVIVIALLALLSQLRGQAYYFDAAVALALLSFVATVAAARYLDSGGPFG; from the coding sequence GTGCCCGCCGTCGTCATCATCCCCGCGCTGTTCTGGGTGACCCTGCTGCTGGTCGCCGGTGGTCTGGTGCTGGTCCGCGCCCGTGACGCCCTCCAGCGCGTGGTCGCGCTCGACCTCCTGGCGGTGATCGTCATCGCGCTGCTGGCCCTGCTGTCCCAGCTGCGGGGCCAGGCGTACTACTTCGACGCGGCGGTGGCGCTCGCCCTGCTGTCCTTCGTCGCCACCGTGGCGGCGGCGCGCTACCTCGACTCGGGAGGGCCGTTCGGGTGA
- the mnhG gene encoding monovalent cation/H(+) antiporter subunit G encodes MISIVLDVVGGALLLIGLVLLTISLVGVLRLPDTYSQLHAQGLAAGPGVVAILASSIATEDATIITFALLAIAFVALTSPVAGHAIARAAHRRGNRDARGTGSRSAGEGE; translated from the coding sequence GTGATCTCCATCGTGCTCGACGTGGTCGGCGGCGCACTGCTCCTGATCGGCCTGGTGCTGCTCACCATCAGCCTCGTCGGCGTCCTGCGGCTGCCCGACACCTACAGCCAGCTGCACGCGCAGGGACTGGCCGCCGGGCCCGGGGTGGTCGCGATCCTCGCCTCCTCGATCGCCACCGAGGACGCGACGATCATCACCTTCGCCCTGCTCGCGATCGCCTTCGTCGCGCTCACCTCGCCGGTCGCCGGCCACGCGATAGCCCGAGCCGCCCACCGCCGTGGCAACCGGGACGCACGCGGGACCGGCAGCCGCTCCGCCGGCGAGGGGGAGTAG
- a CDS encoding universal stress protein: MAGLRHGDDEGPGGAARPVRHVLVATDFSEGATVALRRAFGIAGRHGAGVTVVHVVPRGLADELAEAADRELRRLVRDAPVPADTALVTGAVGSVIASEVERHQADLVVVGAHGAHWLRGAFLGSTAELVVEVSPVPVLLVKGGDTPEHSTVLSAVDASSRSFRAAQLGLALTRGTRYALAHAVTILGENLLRLNGADDHAIDELRGGQLAPARAEVERLAEDLTPAPSEILVEPGRPEEVISRLAARRGADLVVVGVEQGAKLRRALIGSVSRHAMRGAPCDVLVVPVD; the protein is encoded by the coding sequence ATGGCCGGTCTCCGGCACGGGGATGACGAAGGTCCGGGCGGTGCGGCGAGGCCGGTGCGGCACGTCCTGGTGGCCACGGACTTCTCCGAGGGCGCCACCGTGGCGCTGCGCCGCGCGTTCGGGATCGCCGGGCGCCACGGCGCGGGCGTCACCGTCGTGCACGTCGTGCCGCGAGGTCTGGCCGACGAGCTGGCGGAGGCCGCGGACCGGGAGCTGCGGCGACTGGTGCGGGACGCGCCGGTGCCCGCGGACACCGCCCTGGTGACCGGGGCGGTCGGTTCGGTGATCGCCTCGGAGGTCGAGCGCCACCAGGCCGACCTGGTCGTCGTGGGCGCCCACGGCGCGCACTGGCTGCGGGGCGCCTTCCTCGGCTCGACCGCCGAGCTCGTCGTCGAGGTGAGCCCGGTGCCGGTGCTCCTGGTCAAAGGCGGCGACACCCCGGAGCACTCGACGGTGCTGTCGGCGGTGGACGCGTCGAGCCGGTCGTTCCGGGCCGCGCAGCTGGGCCTGGCGCTGACCCGCGGCACGCGATACGCGTTGGCGCACGCCGTCACGATCCTGGGCGAGAACCTGTTGCGGCTCAACGGCGCCGACGACCACGCGATCGACGAGCTGCGCGGTGGCCAGCTCGCCCCGGCGCGTGCCGAGGTCGAGCGGCTGGCCGAAGACCTGACGCCCGCGCCCTCCGAGATCCTCGTCGAACCCGGACGGCCCGAAGAGGTCATCTCGCGACTGGCCGCCCGCCGCGGCGCGGACCTGGTCGTGGTCGGTGTCGAGCAGGGAGCGAAGCTGCGGCGCGCGCTCATCGGCAGCGTGAGCCGGCATGCGATGCGCGGCGCCCCGTGCGACGTGCTGGTCGTCCCCGTCGACTGA
- a CDS encoding response regulator: MPKPPTRVLLADDHALVRRGVRLILDGEPDLTVVAEAGDGAEAIEKARAERPDLAILDIAMPRLTGLQAARELSRLQPDLRILILTMYDNEQYFFEALKAGASGYVLKSVADRDLVEACRASMRGEPFLYPGAVTALIRNYLDRARDGADIPDKAITDREEEILKLVAEGHSSKDIAGLLVISVKTVERHRANLLQKLGLKDRLELTRYAIRAGLIEP; encoded by the coding sequence ATGCCGAAGCCACCGACCCGCGTCCTGCTCGCCGACGACCACGCGCTGGTCCGCCGGGGTGTCCGGCTGATCCTGGACGGCGAGCCGGACCTGACCGTGGTCGCCGAGGCCGGTGACGGCGCCGAAGCCATCGAGAAGGCCCGCGCCGAACGTCCCGACCTGGCCATCCTCGACATCGCCATGCCCCGGCTGACCGGGTTGCAGGCCGCGCGGGAGCTGTCCCGCCTCCAACCGGACCTGCGGATCCTCATCCTGACCATGTACGACAACGAGCAGTACTTCTTCGAGGCGCTCAAGGCGGGCGCCTCCGGCTACGTGCTCAAGTCGGTCGCCGACCGGGACCTGGTCGAAGCCTGCCGGGCCTCGATGCGCGGCGAGCCGTTCCTCTACCCCGGCGCGGTCACGGCGCTCATCCGCAACTACCTCGACCGCGCCCGCGACGGCGCGGACATCCCCGACAAGGCCATCACCGACCGAGAGGAGGAGATCCTCAAGCTCGTCGCCGAGGGCCACTCCTCCAAGGACATCGCGGGGCTCCTCGTCATCAGCGTCAAGACCGTCGAGCGGCACCGGGCCAACCTGCTGCAGAAGCTCGGCCTGAAGGACCGGCTGGAGCTCACCCGCTACGCGATCCGCGCCGGTCTCATCGAACCGTGA
- a CDS encoding HAMP domain-containing sensor histidine kinase has translation MSLFWRIFLLNAVVLVLAAAALLLGPVTVSTPVLFTEAVVLSGGLAVMLVANAVLLRVGLAPLDRLTRAMTTTDLLRPGPRPTPTGHGEIARLIRTFNTMLDRLEAERGDSAARALSAQEAERSRVARELHDEVGQTLTAVLLELKRVADHAPPTVRDELRQVQETTRGGLDEIRRIARRLRPGVLEELGLVSALKALTTEIAGHSGLSVRRRFDGHLPDLGNEVELVVYRVAQEAITNVARHASAGHLDLTLSHDRDRVDLRIRDDGRGLGDSAEGSGIRGMRERALLIGAGLTVHSEPGGGTEVRLRVPIPTRSS, from the coding sequence ATGTCCCTGTTCTGGCGGATCTTCCTGCTCAACGCCGTGGTGCTGGTCCTGGCCGCGGCGGCGCTGCTGCTCGGGCCGGTCACGGTGTCCACTCCGGTCCTGTTCACCGAAGCGGTGGTCCTGTCCGGCGGGTTGGCGGTGATGCTCGTCGCCAACGCCGTGCTGCTGCGGGTGGGCCTGGCCCCGCTGGACCGCCTCACCCGGGCAATGACCACGACGGACCTGCTGCGCCCCGGTCCGCGTCCCACGCCCACCGGGCACGGCGAGATCGCGCGTCTCATCAGGACCTTCAACACCATGCTCGACAGGCTGGAGGCCGAGCGCGGCGACAGCGCCGCCCGCGCCCTGTCCGCGCAGGAGGCCGAGCGCAGCCGCGTCGCGCGGGAGCTGCACGACGAGGTCGGCCAAACCCTCACCGCCGTCCTGCTGGAGCTCAAGCGGGTGGCCGACCACGCGCCGCCCACCGTGCGCGACGAGCTGCGCCAGGTGCAGGAGACCACCCGGGGCGGCCTGGACGAGATCCGGCGGATCGCGCGCCGGCTGCGCCCCGGTGTCCTGGAAGAGCTCGGGCTCGTCAGCGCGCTCAAGGCGCTGACCACCGAGATCGCCGGCCACAGCGGCCTGTCGGTCCGCCGGCGGTTCGACGGCCACCTCCCCGACCTCGGCAACGAGGTCGAGCTGGTCGTCTACCGGGTCGCGCAGGAGGCGATCACCAACGTCGCGCGACACGCGAGCGCCGGCCACCTCGACCTCACGCTCAGCCACGACCGCGACCGCGTGGACCTCCGCATCCGCGACGACGGTCGCGGCCTCGGCGACTCGGCCGAGGGCTCGGGCATCCGGGGCATGCGCGAACGCGCCCTGCTCATCGGCGCCGGGCTCACCGTCCACTCCGAACCCGGCGGTGGCACCGAGGTGCGACTGCGCGTGCCGATCCCCACCCGGAGCAGCTGA
- a CDS encoding CBS domain-containing protein has product MHASDIAVNVPTVTVHDPVAQAVRVMAVSRLPGLIVVDERSRPLMVLPGTQVLRLVVPSAYQEDPALARAVDEPHADRFWLESGDLTVGDCAPRRPVKPVTARADATLLEVAALMARLHSPLVAVVDAGGALLGAVTLERLITSLAVFGATPGDG; this is encoded by the coding sequence ATGCACGCTAGCGATATCGCGGTGAACGTGCCGACGGTCACCGTCCACGATCCGGTCGCGCAGGCCGTGCGGGTGATGGCGGTGAGCCGCCTGCCGGGCCTCATCGTCGTCGACGAGCGGTCGCGACCCCTGATGGTGCTGCCCGGCACCCAGGTGTTGCGCCTGGTGGTCCCCAGCGCCTACCAGGAGGACCCGGCGCTCGCGCGCGCCGTCGACGAACCGCACGCGGACCGCTTCTGGCTGGAGTCGGGCGACCTGACGGTCGGCGACTGCGCGCCGCGGCGACCGGTGAAACCCGTGACCGCGCGGGCCGACGCGACCCTGCTGGAGGTCGCCGCCCTCATGGCGCGCCTGCACAGCCCGCTCGTGGCGGTCGTCGACGCGGGCGGAGCGCTCCTCGGCGCCGTCACGCTGGAACGCCTCATCACCAGCCTGGCGGTGTTCGGCGCCACCCCCGGCGACGGCTGA